CAGAACAACTATCGCGCGCAGCTGGTGGGTTGCCTGGAGCAGGCGTTTCCGATGGTGCGACGTTGGCTGGGAGAGGAGGCGTTTCTGGCGGCCAGCATTACCCATATCGACCAGCAACCCCCGCATGCCTGGACCCTGGACGCGTACCCCGAAGGGTTTTACGCAACCTTGAAGGCCGTGTTGCCGAATAACCCGGATGTGCACGAACTGGCCTGGATCGAGTCGGCGCTAAATGAGGCGTTTGTCGCCGCCGATGCATCGCCCTTGCCGTTGCAAGCCCTGGCCGAGCTGGATTGGGACAGCGCCGTTTTACGCCTGACGCCGTCGTTGCGCTGCCATGGGCTGAGCACCAATGCTGAGGCGATCTGGTCGGCGTTGTGGCAAGACGCGGCTGCGCCGCAGGCGATGATGCTGGCAGAGGCGGGCGGCTTGTTGGTGTGGCGGCGGCAGTACACCTCACGTTTACGCCAGGTGAGTGCGTTGGAACTGGAGGCCGTGTTGCACTTGCAGGCCGATGGCAGCTTTGCCGGGCTGTGCGAGTTTCTGGTGGCGCGCCTGGGCGAAGAGGCGGGTGTGGCCCAGGCCGGCGAGTACCTGGCCGGGTGGTTGGGCAGTGAGTTGATCGTTGAATGACGGCGGCCAACATGAAAATTCGGACAGCCAGGCAATTGGCCACTGAAAAAAATCCGCCCAGCCCGTAATCTAATGGCCTTTGCCACCTGTGCGGATTGTTCATGTCTTCTGTTGCCGATGGGCTGCCTTCCAATAAACGCTTGCCGGCGGTGATCGCCTTGTCTTTGGGCATTGGCATGGCAACCCTGGACACCGCCATCGTCAATACGGCGCTGCCGACGTTGGCGCAGGGTATCGGCACTGATTCGGCCTCGGTGATCTGGGTGGTCAACGCCTACCAGTTGGCGATTATCGCCACGGTGCTGCCGTTCGCGTCGCTGAGTGATGTGCTGGGCCACCGGCGTGTGTACCTCGGCGGTTTGCTGCTGTTTATTGTCTCGTCGCTGTTTTGCGGGTTGGCCGGTTCGTTGCTGACCCTGACCGCCGCGCGAGTCGCCCAAGGGCTGGGTGCGGCGGCGGTGATGAGCGTCAACACGGCATTGCT
The window above is part of the Pseudomonas sp. KBS0710 genome. Proteins encoded here:
- a CDS encoding DNA-binding domain-containing protein, giving the protein MNLAQWQQAFRTWLVSASDDSSRLLGDHHAGLAVYQNNYRAQLVGCLEQAFPMVRRWLGEEAFLAASITHIDQQPPHAWTLDAYPEGFYATLKAVLPNNPDVHELAWIESALNEAFVAADASPLPLQALAELDWDSAVLRLTPSLRCHGLSTNAEAIWSALWQDAAAPQAMMLAEAGGLLVWRRQYTSRLRQVSALELEAVLHLQADGSFAGLCEFLVARLGEEAGVAQAGEYLAGWLGSELIVE